The Pyramidobacter porci genome contains the following window.
GGGAGATGTTGATGGTGATGCCGCGTTCTTTCTCTTCCGGCGCTTTGTCGATCTGGTCGAATTTGGTCTCTTCCGCGTAACCGGCTTTCGACAGGACGTGCGAGATCGCTGCCGTCAGCGTGGTCTTACCGTGGTCGATGTGCCCGATCGTGCCGATGTTCAGATGGGGCTTGCTGCGTTCAAATTTCTCTTTTGCCATTGGTGTGGCCTCCCTAAAACTGAAAATTTTCGGGCCCTGCAGGGGCCGCTTATCGAAAATCAAGCCTGCGTCATCTCTCCTGCGACCGCGTCACAAAGGACCGTCGCCGACAGCTTCTTTCTCCGTTCCAGCAGACGACTCCACCGCGATGCGGGCGGAGAGGCCGCAGACGAACGTTCTGCTTTTCGCTCGTCCATACAAGAGTTAACAGGTTCTCTGGAATTTTATCAAAGTGCGCCCGTCTTGTCCACGGCCCAATCTAAAAAAACAACGTGTTTCACTCCACACATCGTCCCGCGGAGCGAATTAAATTCATCATTTTGACAGAATATTTGATCTTTCATTAAAAATTCATGCGCACTTCACAGCAAAAGGTTCTTGACCGACAAAATTCGACTTTCCCCTAACGGCCGATAAATCAATTAAAAAAAACGAAGGAGATGTTTTTCGCGGACACCGCGGCTGCGGTTTCGGCAAAACCGCGCGCAAATTTCGCCGATTCGCCTGTGCATCGCGATCGAACCGCACACAGGACGCCACGGAGAATCGGCCGTCGGGCTCTCTTCATGCGAAATGTTCCACGTGGAACACACCATCCGGCCGTCTTCATCATTTTCCTCTTTTTCGCCGCCGCGCCGGCTTCAACAGCGCCCGCGGCCGCCAGACCGGCGGCACCGAATCGAAGAAACCCAGCCTTTCGCCGCCGAGATAATACGCCGCTGCCAACAGTCCGC
Protein-coding sequences here:
- a CDS encoding GTP-binding protein, with the translated sequence MAKEKFERSKPHLNIGTIGHIDHGKTTLTAAISHVLSKAGYAEETKFDQIDKAPEEKERGITINIS